A single genomic interval of Lodderomyces elongisporus chromosome 8, complete sequence harbors:
- the PKH3 gene encoding pkb-activating kinase-like protein, producing the protein MSNAQHIHPYSVKAPTLPPSNQQPYDRRIVNQLGDQLSSAHISHNNSRSGLRPTAGSAPIQGQVQSHSQGPRQQPIIQRGQSSTNIGGSSDQNMPNKKSVKDYHFGARIGEGSYSTVYSAVDKQQGRTYAIKVLSKRHIVKENKIKYVNIEKLTLHRLGQQHPGIVQLYYTFQDESSLFFVLDFAEYGELLSIIRKFGSLSEQVSKFYMCQIIDAVSFIHSKNIIHRDLKPENILVGHDFNLKITDFGAAKLLDDAPGDSTEEIDYRSFEGGNDASANSATKTPDRLGSFVGTAEYVPPELLKSNICGFESDVWAVGCMLYQFFNGTPPFKGNTEYLTFEKIIQLDYSYKADKPVPEDVKFIIDNILIENPSQRLTLPAIMSAKWFHGVNWTDKAYIWQRKVPKFESYAVSQSKPLQTNPFALKNGTNRKANKSSSYQQLQSQMHSSDLGFLPDLSPKKNYNTGAQNYPASKQNVMMEDRSKASLPIPQPMKTDGRVQLYAQQNQGGIPQVRQAAPSNTEYKVPGVNPNANSSATNYNTNYNANYNANYNANYNPNISAGYNVSSNINSNFNTNINSKANSNTKDIKTNANLNTNLNANTGNTIGNTNTNFSNNATSHSNANSNAITNMGLSIHNNSQSNSVQSHTAQKSPGNILASVALQNQQSKKPNIPSSPKSQGNVPQATQVSQSRQGPQGSRSHIPVFSQNRATAPSTQQGASTPQLHPKNTVTNSSQQRPSVPNTISSSSSWASSSSSQRKETPSNQHAGQRPSPSFTNSKSSVPPSSPRPSVPSSNARPSLPSSKSQTSGGTITKNLSSNISTSAPTKPVPQSAAAAAAFANKSRGQTKPLHPEITTIPKSYSIQFREISGLLNPNEKILKMDSLYMVRLEKSLVGLNYNTLDDMLLEKIIARNGDYLKKKATTVLTVITNMARIFFINNNLDAMLVDLKANKGKDCLMYDYEFEGDDDDDEQEQVNSGNYLGKRKETSVEELGYLIIELVRENGDLIFLKQSQTPKSKQMAKELKVLDKHGNEVLIGADHGWIDCLLIARETSFSSEATSTSASSTSSTSSSTTPATRSPTTTSGVPSRSNKPKVTNSKQTKSTSIVDKQTVSNPNGTRKDAAKRKVADTRSLRSKNSPNLSNSPSSFNANASKFASAAAAAVHHK; encoded by the coding sequence ATGTCAAATGCCCAACATATTCATCCTTACCTGGTAAAGGCACCTACTTTACCACCTTCTAATCAACAACCATATGACCGCCGCATAGTCAATCAGCTTGGTGATCAATTGTCATCTGCGCATATACTGCACAACAATCTGAGATCAGGATTAAGACCAACTGCAGGATCCGCACCAATACAAGGTCAAGTTCAAAGTCACAGTCAAGGACCTAGGCAGCAACCTATCATTCAGCGAGGTCAGTCTCTGACCAACATTGGCGGTAGCTCAGACCAAAATATGCCAAACAAGAAATCTGTTAAGGATTATCATTTTGGCGCAAGAATTGGTGAAGGTTCATATTCGACTGTCTACTCTGCAGTTGACAAACAACAAGGTCGAACCTATGCAATCAAAGTACTTTCCAAAAGACATATTGTTAAGGAGaataaaatcaaatacgtcaacattgaaaaattgacaTTGCATCGACTAGGTCAACAACACCCAGGAATTGTACAATTATATTATACCTTTCAAGACGAGTCgagtttattttttgtattggACTTTGCGGAATACGGAGAATTGTTATCAATTATTCGTAAATTTGGTTCTCTTTCCGAACAAGTGCTGAAATTCTACATGTGTCAAATTATTGATGCTGTCAGCTTCATCCACCTGAAAAATATTATACACAGAGATCTCAAACCTGAAAATATATTGGTTGGTCACGATTTCAATTTGAAGATTACGGATTTTGGTGCAGCAAAACTCCTTGATGATGCTCCAGGCGACTCTACAGAAGAAATCGACTATCGATCTTTTGAAGGGGGAAATGACGCACTGGCAAACTCAGCAACAAAGACACCTGATAGACTTGGCTCTTTTGTTGGAACGGCAGAGTACGTGCCCCCTGAGTTGTTGAAACTGAATATCTGCGGGTTTGAATCCGACGTCTGGGCTGTGGGCTGCATGCTCtatcaattttttaatgGCACTCCACCTTTCAAAGGAAACACCGAATACCTCACTTTTGAGAAAATTATTCAGCTAGATTATTCTTATAAAGCAGACAAACCAGTACCAGAAGATGTGAAATTCATTATAGATAATATCTTGATTGAAAATCCTAGTCAAAGATTAACACTCCCTGCAATCATGTCAGCTAAATGGTTTCACGGAGTGAACTGGACAGATAAGGCATACATTTGGCAACGAAAAGTTCCCAAATTTGAAAGTTATGCAGTTTCTCAATCTAAGCCACTACAGACAAATCCATTTGCGTTGAAAAATGGGACCAATCGGAAAGCAAATAAATCAAGCTCTTACCAACAGCTACAATCGCAAATGCATAGCTCTGATTTAGGTTTTTTGCCAGACCTCAGtccaaaaaagaactatAATACAGGTGCTCAAAATTATCCTGCAAGCAAGCAGAATGTTATGATGGAAGATCGTTCAAAAGCTTCTTTGCCAATACCACAACCAATGAAGACTGATGGAAGAGTTCAGCTATATGCCCAGCAGAATCAAGGAGGAATTCCTCAAGTTAGACAAGCTGCCCCTTCAAACACAGAGTACAAAGTTCCTGGCGTCAACCCCAATGCAAATTCGTCCGCAACTAACTACAACACTAACTACAACGCTAACTACAACGCTAACTATAACGCTAACTATAATCCTAATATTAGTGCTGGTTACAATGTAAGTTCTAATATTAATTCCAATTTCAATACCAACATTAATTCAAAGGCCAACTCCAATACTAAAGATATTAAAACAAATGCTAATTTGAATACTAATTTGAATGCTAATACTGGAAATACTATTGGaaatacaaacacaaatttTAGTAATAACGCAACTTCACATTCCAATGCAAATTCAAATGCCATCACTAACATGGGGTTGTCTATACATAACAATTCTCAAAGTAATTCTGTGCAATCTCATACTGCTCAAAAATCGCCAGGCAATATTTTGGCTTCTGTTGCTCTACAAAACCAACAGAGCAAGAAGCCAAATATTCCATCATCGCCGAAGAGCCAAGGTAATGTGCCACAAGCTACTCAAGTTTCTCAAAGTCGTCAAGGTCCTCAAGGCTCTCGATCCCATATTCCGGTTTTTCTGCAAAACAGAGCGACGGCGCCATCAACACAACAAGGGGCGTCGACTCCTCAATTGCATCCTAAAAATACGGTCACCAATTCCTCGCAGCAAAGACCTCTGGTTCCAAACACAATATCATCGTCCTCGTCATgggcatcatcatcatcatcacaaagaaaagagacaCCTTCAAACCAACATGCAGGACAAAGACCGTCACCATCTTTcacaaattcaaaatcGTCTGTTCCTCCCTCAAGTCCTAGGCCATCAGTGCCATCTTCTAATGCAAGACCTTCGCTTCCTTCTCTGAAGTCACAGACATCAGGTGGTACTATTACCAAAAATCTATCATCAAATATAAGTACATCTGCACCAACAAAACCGGTGCCACAAAGTGCTGCTGCGGCTGCAGCTTTTGCAAATAAGTCTCGTGGCCAGACAAAACCTTTGCATCCTGAAATTACCACTATTCCCAAAAGTTATCTGATTCAGTTTCGAGAAATCTCAGGGTTGTTAAATCCCAATGagaagattttgaaaatggaTTCACTATACATGGTTCGACTTGAAAAGTCATTAGTTGGTTTGAACTACAACACATTGGACGATATGCTTTTAGAAAAAATCATTGCCAGAAATGGTGAttatttgaagaaaaaggccACAACTGTATTGACAGTCATCACAAATATGGCAcgtatttttttcattaataACAATTTGGATGCAATGCTCGTTGACTTAAAGgcaaataaaggaaaagattgTTTAATGTATGACTATGAATTTGAAGgagatgacgatgatgatgaacaAGAACAGGTAAACAGTGGAAATTATCTAGGTAAACGTAAAGAGACGTCAGTGGAAGAGTTGGGGTATTTGATTATAGAATTGGTGAGGGAAAATGGCGACCTTATATTTCTTAAACAGAGTCAAACACCAAAAAGTAAACAAATGGCTAAAGAATTAAAAGTGTTGGATAAGCATGGGAACGAAGTACTCATTGGTGCTGATCATGGATGGATAGATTGTTTGTTGATTGCAAGGGAAACGTCTTTCAGTTCAGAGGCAACATCTACGTCAGCGTCATCAACGTCATCAACGTcgtcatcaacaacaccagcaacaagaTCACCAACAACGACATCAGGGGTGCCTTCCAGAAGTAACAAACCCAAAGTAACAAATTCTAAACAGACAAAATCCACTTCAATTGTTGATAAACAAACCGTAAGTAATCCAAATGGCACCCGGAAGGATGctgctaaaagaaaagttgcaGACACTAGAAGTTTGCGGAGTAAGAACTCGCCAAACTTATCCAATTCCCCAAGCTCTTTCAATGCTAATGCTTCGAAATTTGCCAGTGCAGCAGCTGCAGCAGTTCATCATAAATAG